The following are encoded in a window of Arthrobacter sp. OAP107 genomic DNA:
- a CDS encoding aldehyde dehydrogenase family protein, which yields MPIENPSTGRQIAQLHEVTAEQLDWIIQGAQQTYESSWRHTAPDVRAKLLSAWADRIVEHREELADIEVADVGHLRREVLAELGSCERTLRYYAGIADKIEGRSFAQLPERLSYELREPFGVVAGISPYNGNANFVAMKAGPALAAGNCIVIKAPEIAPLLNYRLVELALEAGFPRGVINVVTGRGAIVGPLLSQHPNIGMVAFTGGPVSGRAVLTQSATNIVPTVLELGGKSPAILLPDADLDYAIPSVLHSNFAKSGQSCVAGSRILVHESIYGRVREELAARAKIVRVGLPERESSQMGTLISRQHRSRVDDLVRRSVENGATLLAGGAPAEDGELRDGAFYQPTVLGEVVDDNPAATEEFFGPVASVMSYASLDEALSRANNSPFGLSAQVWSNDAGAIQYLSKNLVAGTVWINTYRSFHPTVPFGGMKQSGFGKENGFDSVAMYTRQKAVVWDLSTERVLPYSD from the coding sequence ATGCCGATTGAGAATCCCTCGACCGGCAGGCAGATCGCCCAGTTGCACGAGGTGACCGCAGAGCAGCTTGACTGGATCATCCAAGGCGCTCAGCAGACCTACGAGTCGTCCTGGCGGCACACTGCTCCTGATGTGCGCGCGAAGCTGTTGTCGGCGTGGGCGGATCGCATAGTGGAACATCGCGAGGAGCTGGCCGACATCGAGGTGGCCGACGTTGGGCATCTGCGTCGAGAAGTGCTGGCCGAGCTGGGATCGTGTGAACGGACCCTCAGGTATTACGCCGGCATTGCCGACAAGATCGAGGGCCGATCCTTCGCCCAGTTGCCAGAACGGCTCTCGTATGAGCTGCGCGAGCCATTTGGGGTCGTAGCAGGAATCAGCCCCTACAACGGAAACGCCAATTTTGTCGCGATGAAGGCGGGGCCTGCGCTGGCTGCAGGCAACTGCATCGTCATTAAGGCGCCGGAAATCGCGCCTCTGCTCAACTATAGGCTGGTGGAACTCGCGCTCGAGGCGGGGTTCCCCCGCGGGGTCATCAATGTCGTCACGGGTCGCGGAGCAATCGTGGGACCGCTACTAAGTCAGCACCCGAACATCGGTATGGTCGCCTTCACCGGTGGCCCAGTTTCTGGTCGGGCGGTGCTAACCCAGTCGGCCACTAACATCGTGCCAACGGTTCTGGAACTGGGAGGAAAGAGCCCGGCCATCCTCTTACCTGATGCCGATTTGGACTATGCGATCCCGTCGGTGCTTCACTCGAACTTCGCCAAAAGCGGTCAGAGTTGCGTGGCTGGATCTCGTATCCTCGTGCATGAGTCAATCTATGGCCGTGTTCGTGAAGAACTTGCAGCCCGCGCGAAGATCGTGCGTGTCGGGCTTCCGGAGCGGGAGTCTTCCCAAATGGGCACGCTTATTAGCCGCCAGCATCGGAGCAGAGTCGATGACCTGGTGCGGCGATCGGTCGAGAACGGAGCGACCCTTTTGGCAGGTGGTGCGCCTGCCGAAGATGGGGAACTCAGAGACGGCGCGTTCTATCAGCCGACTGTTCTGGGTGAGGTCGTTGACGATAATCCGGCAGCGACCGAGGAGTTTTTCGGGCCGGTCGCCAGTGTAATGTCGTATGCCAGCTTGGACGAAGCACTCTCGCGTGCGAACAACTCGCCATTCGGTCTGAGCGCCCAGGTGTGGAGTAATGACGCTGGTGCGATCCAGTACCTTTCTAAGAATCTTGTCGCAGGAACGGTTTGGATCAACACCTACCGTTCGTTTCACCCGACGGTGCCGTTCGGGGGGATGAAACAGAGCGGATTCGGCAAGGAGAACGGTTTCGATTCGGTGGCCATGTACACACGCCAGAAGGCCGTGGTTTGGGATCTTTCGACAGAACGTGTCCTGCCTTACAGCGACTAA
- a CDS encoding SDR family oxidoreductase gives MSTTTSATRFENKIAFVTGAGKGIGRATAIAFAQEGARLALADFDDEANSQTAKIIRNAGGEAITIHVDVTSEDDVRSAIDETMSEFGRLDVAFNNVGRIQRPIPLAESTVDEWRLIMDTNALGVFLGMKYQIPALLKSGGGAIVNTASGAGLRGRRGLAIYTAAKHAVAGLTRAASLDYARQGIRVNAVAPGPVDTELAHVVTGGSQDGIAAMESTQPIGRLGRPEEIASAVLWLASPQAGYTLGTVVPVDGGRTAE, from the coding sequence ATGTCGACGACGACGTCAGCAACCCGGTTCGAAAACAAAATTGCGTTCGTGACAGGCGCAGGCAAGGGAATCGGCCGCGCAACCGCAATCGCGTTCGCGCAGGAGGGAGCACGACTCGCCCTCGCGGATTTCGACGACGAGGCCAACAGCCAGACGGCCAAAATCATCCGAAACGCAGGCGGGGAAGCCATCACAATACACGTCGATGTGACGTCGGAAGACGACGTTCGCTCGGCCATCGACGAAACCATGAGCGAATTCGGAAGGCTCGATGTCGCCTTTAACAATGTAGGCAGGATCCAAAGGCCCATCCCACTGGCGGAATCGACCGTCGACGAGTGGCGGCTGATCATGGACACGAACGCGCTCGGAGTGTTCCTCGGCATGAAATACCAAATCCCGGCGCTCCTAAAGAGCGGCGGCGGTGCCATCGTAAACACCGCCTCGGGTGCGGGGCTGCGTGGACGGAGGGGACTTGCCATTTATACGGCGGCGAAACACGCAGTTGCAGGGCTAACTCGGGCAGCCAGTCTCGACTACGCGCGCCAGGGTATCCGTGTAAATGCAGTAGCCCCCGGTCCGGTCGATACGGAACTGGCCCACGTGGTCACCGGTGGCAGCCAGGACGGCATAGCGGCTATGGAGTCCACACAACCGATCGGACGCCTCGGCAGGCCTGAGGAGATTGCTTCGGCAGTCCTTTGGCTCGCATCACCGCAGGCCGGCTACACCTTGGGAACCGTGGTGCCTGTTGACGGTGGACGCACGGCCGAGTAG
- a CDS encoding MFS transporter, translating into MASTNSMTATSKSAGGTQLEKSRARRAAASALVGGALEYYDFFLYSLAAAIVFPTLMFPSGTSAATGILLSLGTLGVGYVARPAGAVVFSHFGDKFGRKRILVLTIVLMGLSTFVIGFLPTYEQVGFLAPTLLVVMRLLQGLSAGAETTGASTLTLESAPHGRRAFYTSFTQSGNSLGFVLANVAFLPIAALPHDLLFSWGWRIPFFASAIVVAVALIMRSKLEEAVIFIKEVVEEHKEIKIPLFTALRRYPWGIIKVLLLTTSASIGTMLFTFGLAFATRPEFGIEISYTTMIWASIAGYGINAIAQPFWGLFSDRIGRRPVIIFGAITSAVMTFAYFAAIVAHNIPMIFVSIICAFSIFYAAVNAVSQTFAGELFDVRVRYSASAVGFNAGIVVVGFVPAIATAFVTRDNWIAAPIIVAITCIAAALAALFSKETSKVRLEDLG; encoded by the coding sequence GTGGCCAGCACAAATTCAATGACCGCAACGTCCAAATCGGCGGGGGGCACTCAGCTAGAGAAGTCTCGCGCGCGTCGCGCTGCCGCATCGGCTCTGGTAGGTGGTGCTCTCGAATATTACGACTTCTTCCTTTACTCTCTGGCTGCGGCTATCGTCTTCCCCACGTTGATGTTCCCGAGCGGCACCAGCGCCGCTACTGGGATCTTGCTTTCTCTCGGCACACTCGGCGTTGGGTACGTGGCCCGCCCCGCGGGCGCCGTAGTCTTCTCGCATTTTGGCGACAAGTTCGGCCGTAAGCGCATCCTGGTTTTGACGATCGTACTGATGGGGCTGTCGACATTTGTTATTGGCTTCCTTCCTACGTATGAACAGGTTGGATTTTTGGCGCCAACCCTTCTAGTAGTCATGAGACTTTTACAGGGATTGTCTGCAGGCGCAGAAACGACCGGGGCCAGTACGCTTACGCTGGAGTCCGCCCCGCACGGCAGGAGGGCGTTCTACACATCATTTACACAGTCAGGAAATTCCCTCGGCTTTGTACTCGCGAACGTCGCATTCCTACCAATTGCGGCCCTCCCCCATGATCTCCTGTTCTCCTGGGGATGGCGCATCCCCTTCTTCGCCAGCGCCATTGTCGTGGCCGTCGCTTTGATTATGCGATCGAAGCTCGAGGAGGCGGTCATCTTCATCAAGGAGGTCGTAGAGGAGCACAAGGAGATCAAGATCCCACTCTTCACCGCTCTCCGCCGCTATCCGTGGGGCATTATCAAAGTCCTTCTGCTTACGACGAGCGCCTCAATCGGTACCATGCTCTTCACGTTTGGACTGGCCTTTGCGACTCGGCCTGAGTTCGGGATCGAGATTTCGTATACCACCATGATCTGGGCCTCCATCGCCGGATATGGAATTAATGCGATTGCTCAACCCTTTTGGGGGCTTTTTTCGGACCGCATCGGTCGCCGTCCGGTGATCATATTCGGCGCTATTACTTCTGCAGTAATGACATTCGCTTATTTCGCCGCCATCGTTGCACACAACATTCCAATGATATTCGTGTCAATCATTTGTGCTTTCTCCATCTTCTACGCAGCAGTGAATGCCGTAAGTCAAACGTTCGCTGGTGAGCTGTTCGACGTCCGTGTTCGATACTCTGCGTCAGCAGTGGGCTTCAACGCAGGCATCGTGGTGGTCGGCTTTGTGCCAGCCATTGCCACGGCCTTCGTCACCAGGGACAACTGGATAGCAGCGCCAATCATCGTCGCGATCACATGCATTGCCGCAGCCCTTGCGGCCCTGTTCTCGAAGGAAACGAGCAAGGTACGACTTGAAGATCTTGGATAA
- a CDS encoding 2-oxoglutarate dehydrogenase E1 component — translation MLQNTSTSGSTPPQSGSTPEADSRRVLRGRGAALARNMEASLSVPTASTMRTFEVSGLMEWRERLRDQGFNVPIAAVLATAMARAAQHQVAAVRRRIENDGSDLVLVEEGSVNLGVAVDVETSAGHSIMVPVIQDAANLTFPELVERLGQLSQECRTGTIAVAKLRGASLILTSTGRFGSTTGVPLLPAGPGIIVAAGAIGVPAGLEKLAATHPVDPVLTLSSTYDHRAIQGADSGSFLGAVEKFLRSQEFLAQLEQEILQNEPDPLLDLPASSQSGAVRLAEFNGTASTAVARLEPVRARVEGSWLPDGVEVEFAHLSDPEARSWLADLIRHGTPQPASARRLQALRLATEIDVFETYLQTQFLGQKTLSVQGLESSVLALAEMAGQAAGKGYTETVLGMAHRGRLSIMAHILNWPMERILAEFLPTAHSTPHARSGDVRQHLGGSGTFTDTDGSSLGVMLEQNPSHLEFVSPVALGAARAKQDDLVAQGLTPHEARRKVLPVLLHGDAAFTGQGVVYETFNLQRLEPYNVGGTIHIVQDNRLGFTATPFQLRSTTWPSDVIRGFDVPVIHTDADDVDANLMAATIAFEYRERFGTDIVIHVQGYRRHGHNETDEPRYTQPVYYSDIEEHPPVHEIYASTLTAAGLVTDTYVADTRATAKKHLVGALDKAKVFDLNSVVTQEFVSRPDVQDKLGSITASWVSEVLEVSEQSRDDVIIHPKLMKQFDKKRSLRDQNFVVDWGQAELLALKLINQAGVPLRLTGEDVERGTFSHRHIVVHDVQTGDKAERLTFGDAPFLVANTPLTEVATVGFEYGYGRTNTGSLQLWEAQFGDFVNVAQVIFDQFIMAGRDKWGRESRFVALLPHGWEGAGPEHSSARLERFLQLGARDNARILIPTTAAQYFNALVNAAAMDEPRPYIIFTPKSLLRAESAKSAVEDFTAGTFHPVLATGAPSEETRRLVLCSGKVGVEAKERLGEGVRLLRIEQLYPFPHEEVMREVAAAGELEEIVWLQEEPENMGAWSYVLPKLLKMGLGRFRLGYVGRPEAASPAEGYSSEHKAAQERLLATAAQAGTVDFRIG, via the coding sequence ATGCTTCAAAACACCAGTACTTCCGGTTCCACCCCGCCACAGTCCGGATCCACGCCGGAGGCCGACTCCCGCAGGGTTCTACGGGGCAGGGGCGCTGCCCTGGCCCGCAATATGGAGGCCAGTCTCAGCGTCCCAACCGCTTCGACCATGAGGACGTTCGAGGTCTCCGGTCTCATGGAGTGGCGCGAAAGGCTCCGCGACCAGGGGTTCAACGTTCCTATCGCAGCCGTGCTCGCGACCGCTATGGCCCGGGCCGCACAGCATCAGGTTGCTGCGGTGCGTCGCCGCATAGAAAATGACGGTTCGGATCTCGTGCTTGTGGAAGAGGGCAGCGTCAACCTCGGAGTTGCGGTCGACGTCGAAACTTCGGCCGGGCACTCCATCATGGTGCCTGTCATCCAGGACGCAGCCAATCTCACCTTCCCGGAACTGGTTGAGCGTCTCGGCCAGCTCTCGCAGGAGTGCAGGACAGGCACTATCGCCGTTGCCAAGCTGCGCGGGGCGTCCCTCATCCTCACCAGCACGGGCCGTTTTGGTTCCACAACAGGTGTGCCCCTGCTTCCCGCCGGTCCGGGCATCATCGTTGCCGCTGGGGCCATCGGAGTCCCCGCGGGACTCGAAAAGCTGGCCGCCACCCATCCCGTAGACCCCGTTTTGACGTTGTCTTCAACCTATGACCACCGTGCCATTCAGGGAGCAGACTCCGGCAGCTTCTTGGGAGCCGTAGAAAAATTCCTGCGGTCGCAGGAGTTCCTTGCGCAGCTGGAACAGGAAATACTCCAGAATGAGCCTGACCCCCTGCTTGACCTCCCGGCGTCGTCACAGTCCGGCGCCGTACGGTTGGCCGAGTTCAACGGTACAGCCAGTACAGCCGTCGCCCGGCTGGAGCCCGTACGGGCCCGTGTCGAAGGCTCCTGGCTGCCCGACGGCGTCGAAGTCGAGTTCGCACACCTGTCCGATCCGGAAGCCCGCAGCTGGCTCGCCGACCTGATCAGGCACGGAACTCCACAGCCCGCCTCGGCCCGCCGCCTGCAGGCGCTGCGGCTTGCAACCGAGATCGACGTCTTCGAAACGTACTTGCAGACCCAGTTCCTCGGGCAAAAAACACTGTCCGTTCAAGGCCTTGAGTCCTCGGTGCTGGCGCTGGCCGAAATGGCCGGACAGGCCGCCGGGAAAGGCTACACAGAAACTGTGCTGGGCATGGCTCACCGCGGCCGGCTCAGCATCATGGCCCACATCCTCAACTGGCCTATGGAGCGGATCCTGGCCGAGTTCCTGCCCACTGCGCACTCGACACCGCACGCGCGTTCCGGGGATGTCCGGCAGCATCTGGGCGGCAGCGGCACGTTCACCGATACAGACGGTTCGTCCCTGGGCGTCATGCTGGAGCAGAACCCCAGCCACCTCGAATTTGTGTCCCCAGTGGCCCTCGGCGCCGCAAGGGCTAAGCAGGACGACCTCGTGGCGCAGGGCCTCACCCCGCATGAGGCACGCCGTAAAGTGCTTCCCGTCCTGCTGCACGGAGACGCCGCTTTCACAGGTCAAGGCGTGGTGTACGAGACCTTCAACCTGCAGCGGCTCGAACCGTACAACGTGGGCGGAACGATTCACATCGTCCAGGACAACCGACTGGGCTTCACGGCCACTCCCTTCCAACTCCGGTCCACGACCTGGCCCTCCGACGTCATCCGAGGCTTCGACGTACCCGTCATCCACACCGACGCGGACGATGTTGACGCCAATCTCATGGCGGCCACGATCGCCTTTGAGTACCGCGAGCGGTTTGGCACGGACATCGTGATCCACGTCCAGGGCTACCGGCGCCATGGCCACAACGAAACTGACGAGCCCCGTTACACCCAGCCCGTCTACTACAGCGATATCGAAGAGCACCCACCTGTGCACGAGATCTATGCGTCCACCCTTACGGCGGCCGGGCTGGTGACGGACACCTACGTCGCTGACACCCGGGCCACTGCCAAAAAGCATCTGGTTGGAGCCTTGGACAAAGCCAAGGTCTTTGATCTCAATTCTGTGGTCACGCAGGAATTCGTGTCTCGCCCCGACGTCCAGGACAAGCTGGGATCCATCACCGCATCGTGGGTCTCCGAGGTCCTCGAGGTTTCTGAGCAGTCCCGCGATGACGTCATCATCCACCCGAAGCTGATGAAACAGTTCGACAAGAAGCGGTCCCTGCGTGACCAGAACTTCGTGGTTGACTGGGGCCAGGCGGAGCTGCTTGCCCTTAAGCTCATCAACCAGGCCGGAGTCCCCTTGCGGCTTACGGGTGAAGATGTGGAGCGCGGTACGTTCAGCCACAGGCACATCGTGGTCCACGATGTGCAAACCGGAGACAAGGCCGAGCGGTTGACGTTTGGCGACGCGCCCTTCCTTGTGGCTAACACCCCCCTGACCGAAGTGGCCACCGTCGGCTTCGAGTACGGCTACGGCCGGACGAATACCGGTTCCCTCCAGTTGTGGGAGGCGCAGTTCGGCGACTTCGTGAACGTGGCCCAGGTCATCTTCGATCAGTTCATCATGGCCGGGCGCGACAAATGGGGCCGCGAAAGCCGCTTCGTGGCGCTGCTCCCCCACGGCTGGGAAGGTGCCGGACCCGAGCACTCCTCGGCACGCCTGGAGCGCTTCCTCCAGTTGGGTGCCCGTGACAACGCCCGCATCCTGATTCCCACTACTGCGGCCCAGTACTTCAACGCACTGGTCAACGCCGCCGCGATGGACGAACCCCGCCCGTACATCATCTTTACGCCTAAGTCATTGCTGAGGGCCGAGTCAGCCAAGTCCGCTGTGGAGGACTTCACCGCGGGCACCTTCCACCCAGTCCTGGCAACGGGGGCGCCCAGTGAGGAGACCCGCCGTCTAGTGCTGTGCTCCGGCAAGGTGGGCGTGGAGGCCAAAGAACGTCTGGGTGAAGGCGTTCGCCTGCTCCGCATCGAACAGCTGTACCCGTTCCCGCACGAAGAGGTCATGAGGGAAGTGGCGGCTGCCGGTGAACTGGAAGAGATCGTCTGGCTTCAGGAAGAACCCGAGAACATGGGTGCATGGAGCTACGTCCTGCCCAAGCTGCTCAAAATGGGCCTGGGCCGGTTCCGCCTCGGTTACGTAGGCAGGCCAGAGGCAGCATCCCCCGCCGAAGGCTACTCATCCGAGCACAAAGCGGCCCAGGAACGCCTGTTGGCGACGGCGGCCCAGGCTGGCACCGTCGACTTCCGCATCGGGTAA
- a CDS encoding aldo/keto reductase, giving the protein MEYRYLGRSGLKVSTITLGAMMFGGQGFFAYAGSTGLDEAKRLLDIAFDHGVNLVDTANVYSYGASEEMLGKALKGRRDRTLVATKVRMGMADGPNDGGLSRHHIIAQCEASLRRLGTDHIDLYQVHEWDGQVPLEETLEALDSLVRSGKVRYIGSSNYAGWQLMKALGVSERKGYQPFVSQQIHYTLQAREAEYELLPIAEDAGVGVLVWSPLAGGLLSGKYRRGQPAPEGSRQLAEWNEPPVRDEGALYDIVEELVAIGDSRGISAAQVSLAWLLGRPGMSSLVVGARTEEQLLDNLAAADIALTAEECDRLDKVSAPPLIYPYWHHAKSASDRLGPHDIVPNEALRNSRS; this is encoded by the coding sequence ATGGAATACCGCTACCTGGGACGTTCAGGGCTGAAGGTCTCCACCATCACCCTCGGAGCGATGATGTTTGGCGGTCAGGGCTTTTTCGCGTACGCCGGCAGCACCGGCCTGGATGAAGCGAAACGGCTGCTGGATATTGCGTTCGATCACGGAGTGAACCTAGTCGATACTGCAAATGTCTACTCCTATGGCGCGTCCGAGGAGATGCTGGGCAAGGCGCTAAAAGGTCGGCGCGACCGGACGCTCGTCGCCACAAAGGTACGCATGGGTATGGCTGACGGTCCGAATGACGGCGGGCTGTCGCGGCATCACATCATCGCCCAGTGCGAGGCCAGCCTGCGCCGCCTCGGCACCGACCACATCGACCTGTACCAGGTGCACGAGTGGGATGGACAGGTTCCTCTCGAGGAGACGCTGGAAGCACTGGACTCCCTCGTGCGTTCTGGCAAAGTAAGATACATCGGCAGTTCGAACTATGCCGGCTGGCAGCTGATGAAAGCCCTCGGGGTCTCCGAGCGGAAGGGGTATCAGCCATTCGTCTCGCAGCAGATTCACTACACGCTGCAAGCGCGGGAGGCCGAGTACGAACTGCTGCCGATCGCGGAGGACGCAGGCGTCGGGGTGCTGGTCTGGAGCCCACTGGCTGGTGGCCTGCTCTCGGGCAAGTATCGGCGCGGGCAGCCGGCACCGGAGGGCTCCCGCCAGCTCGCCGAATGGAATGAGCCGCCGGTGCGCGACGAGGGCGCGCTGTATGACATTGTGGAAGAGCTCGTCGCCATCGGAGATTCCCGCGGGATCTCGGCCGCCCAGGTTTCGCTGGCGTGGCTGCTGGGCCGTCCAGGGATGTCGTCGCTCGTCGTGGGTGCTAGGACTGAGGAGCAGCTCTTGGACAACCTTGCCGCGGCCGACATTGCACTCACCGCAGAGGAGTGCGACCGTTTGGATAAGGTCTCGGCACCGCCGTTGATCTACCCTTACTGGCACCACGCCAAGTCCGCTTCAGATCGACTCGGCCCGCACGACATCGTCCCCAACGAGGCATTAAGAAACAGCCGGTCATAA
- a CDS encoding oxidoreductase produces MSRPTRVALVTGASSGIGADAALRLKEAGYTVYGAARRTERMSALQDAGVNVLSLDVTDDDSVRTAVDSIIRESGRVDVLVNNAGYGAYGSIEDVPMVEARAQMEVNIFGLARLTQLVLPHMRAQHSGTVINISSVGGEFTTLLGGWYHASKYAVEALSDALRMETAQHGIHVVVVQPGSIRTEWGAIAAEKLKETSSTGAYATMANGAAKALAASSAPNARTTSEPAVIGKTIVKIANARRPRTRYRVGFGARPLVFLRRLLSDRAFDSIMRRAMGV; encoded by the coding sequence ATGTCCAGACCCACCAGGGTGGCTCTCGTCACCGGCGCCTCCTCCGGGATCGGAGCCGACGCGGCGCTGCGCCTGAAGGAAGCGGGCTACACCGTCTACGGCGCCGCACGGCGCACTGAGCGGATGTCCGCGCTTCAGGACGCAGGTGTGAACGTCCTCAGCCTCGACGTCACCGACGACGACTCGGTCCGCACCGCGGTCGACAGCATCATCCGGGAGTCGGGACGCGTAGACGTCCTGGTCAACAACGCCGGTTACGGCGCCTACGGCTCCATCGAAGACGTTCCGATGGTCGAGGCGCGCGCTCAGATGGAGGTCAACATCTTCGGCCTGGCCCGCCTGACGCAGCTCGTGCTGCCGCACATGCGCGCCCAACACAGTGGCACGGTCATCAACATCAGCTCCGTGGGCGGCGAATTCACCACGCTGCTAGGCGGCTGGTACCACGCCAGCAAGTACGCCGTCGAGGCCCTCAGCGACGCCCTTCGCATGGAGACCGCGCAGCACGGCATCCACGTCGTGGTCGTCCAGCCCGGCTCGATCCGCACCGAGTGGGGCGCCATCGCCGCGGAGAAGCTCAAAGAGACCTCCAGTACCGGCGCGTACGCGACCATGGCCAACGGTGCCGCCAAGGCCCTCGCCGCGAGCTCAGCACCGAACGCGCGCACCACGTCGGAGCCGGCGGTCATCGGCAAGACCATCGTCAAGATCGCCAATGCCCGACGGCCGCGCACCCGCTACCGCGTCGGCTTCGGGGCCAGGCCCCTGGTCTTCCTGCGCCGGCTGCTCTCGGACCGCGCCTTCGACTCAATCATGCGCCGCGCCATGGGTGTCTGA
- a CDS encoding TetR family transcriptional regulator has translation MATRDSAATKQRILNAATAEFAEYGLAGARVDRIAIRAEANKQLIYAYFGNKEDLFDNALAANISLLLDTVPFTADDLPEYAAALFDFAVAHPQLIRLARWHQLERPGVMNQLPETAASNALKLDAMAAAQQSGKISDELPADQLLALLLTLIHGGAETHIASEDGLAVQRETLVAGVRRLTFPT, from the coding sequence ATGGCCACCCGGGACTCCGCCGCAACGAAGCAGCGCATCCTCAACGCTGCCACCGCCGAGTTCGCCGAGTACGGACTGGCTGGCGCACGCGTCGACCGGATCGCGATTCGCGCCGAAGCCAACAAGCAGCTCATCTATGCGTACTTCGGCAACAAGGAAGACCTGTTCGACAACGCCCTCGCGGCCAACATCTCCCTGTTGCTCGACACGGTGCCCTTCACTGCCGACGACCTCCCCGAGTACGCCGCGGCCCTGTTCGACTTCGCGGTCGCGCACCCGCAGCTGATTCGGCTCGCGCGCTGGCACCAGCTCGAACGGCCCGGTGTCATGAATCAGCTACCCGAGACCGCGGCCTCGAACGCGCTCAAGCTCGACGCGATGGCCGCCGCGCAGCAGAGCGGCAAAATCAGCGACGAGTTACCCGCCGACCAGTTGTTAGCGCTCCTGCTCACGCTGATCCACGGCGGCGCCGAGACCCACATCGCCTCCGAGGACGGTCTCGCAGTCCAGCGAGAAACGCTCGTCGCGGGCGTGCGGCGGCTCACCTTCCCCACCTGA